The Pedobacter roseus genome contains a region encoding:
- a CDS encoding FkbM family methyltransferase, producing the protein MFKKLISKLIPAKFVQKLRNDLGVPSQRKSLEALKKLGFSPNYVLDIGAYEGNWAIEFNQIFPESKIMMIEGQRQKHEILLQKKKLLPNSEVKIALLGAENKTVNFNIYDTASSIYKEDNETGALIEEMELQLLDDILLTTAFCKPDFIKIDTQGFELEILKGAAKTLQSAKAVLLEVSFLNIYKGAPLASEVIAFMKKNSFVVYDICSLMRRPYDRALFQSDFLFLQKDFNLRSSTRWA; encoded by the coding sequence ATGTTTAAAAAACTTATATCCAAATTGATCCCTGCTAAATTTGTCCAAAAGTTAAGAAATGATTTAGGTGTGCCGTCGCAACGGAAAAGTTTAGAGGCACTCAAAAAGCTGGGGTTTTCTCCCAATTATGTACTAGACATCGGTGCTTACGAAGGTAACTGGGCGATAGAATTTAATCAAATATTTCCCGAGTCAAAAATCATGATGATTGAAGGCCAGCGACAAAAACATGAAATATTATTACAAAAGAAAAAACTGCTGCCAAATTCAGAAGTCAAAATTGCATTGTTAGGTGCTGAAAATAAGACGGTCAACTTTAATATTTATGATACGGCCAGTTCGATTTATAAAGAAGATAATGAAACGGGAGCTTTGATTGAAGAAATGGAACTACAACTCTTAGATGATATCTTATTAACCACTGCTTTTTGCAAACCTGATTTCATCAAGATAGATACCCAGGGGTTTGAACTTGAAATATTAAAAGGTGCGGCAAAAACTCTCCAATCTGCCAAGGCCGTTCTGTTAGAAGTATCATTCCTCAATATTTATAAAGGGGCACCTTTAGCTTCTGAAGTGATTGCATTTATGAAAAAAAACAGTTTCGTAGTTTATGATATTTGTTCTTTGATGAGGCGTCCATATGATCGTGCACTATTTCAATCAGACTTCCTCTTTTTACAGAAGGATTTTAACCTGAGATCATCAACGAGGTGGGCCTAA
- a CDS encoding glycosyltransferase family 2 protein produces the protein MKKPLVSIIIPAYNAAKHIAETIQSAISQSWANKEVIVIDDGSTDETLDIIKSFDNQVIKVFQQANKGAAATRNKGLLEAKGDFIQFLDADDILSTDKIEKQVLAIANHTNTLAVCSTVHFDEHQPHALFTPSLYEEEFLKTSDEPIKFLIKLWGGFDGKGSMIQPNAWLIPTPLIRKSGLWNEELSLDDDGEFFARIILNSTKIVKVSDVFNYYRKYKKEGNLSSQKTHKDLSSLLASILSKKKELLSKEDSLAARFAIYRLLYDVAVRSYPQFKDISKKAIHELPLITPLTYKLDFGRKVLSKLASVLGWKSIRLIQYSYQNLANRIR, from the coding sequence ATGAAAAAGCCATTGGTTTCGATTATTATTCCTGCTTATAATGCAGCAAAACATATCGCAGAAACTATACAATCGGCAATTAGCCAAAGCTGGGCTAACAAAGAAGTTATTGTAATTGATGATGGCTCTACAGATGAAACGCTCGACATCATAAAATCATTCGATAACCAGGTGATAAAGGTTTTTCAGCAAGCCAATAAAGGTGCTGCCGCCACTAGAAACAAAGGACTATTAGAAGCAAAAGGCGATTTTATACAATTTTTAGATGCAGACGACATTCTTTCAACAGATAAAATAGAAAAACAGGTGTTAGCCATTGCAAACCATACTAATACTTTGGCTGTCTGCAGTACCGTTCATTTCGATGAACACCAGCCACATGCTTTATTTACACCTTCTCTTTACGAAGAGGAATTTCTGAAAACAAGTGATGAGCCTATTAAGTTTCTAATCAAACTTTGGGGGGGATTTGATGGAAAAGGATCGATGATCCAACCTAATGCATGGCTAATTCCTACGCCTCTGATCAGAAAATCAGGACTATGGAACGAGGAGCTAAGCTTAGACGACGATGGCGAATTCTTTGCAAGAATTATTTTGAATTCAACAAAAATTGTAAAAGTAAGCGACGTCTTCAATTACTATCGAAAATATAAGAAAGAAGGAAACTTGTCTAGTCAAAAGACCCATAAAGATCTATCAAGTCTTTTGGCATCAATCTTATCTAAAAAAAAAGAACTTTTATCAAAAGAGGATTCATTAGCAGCCCGTTTTGCGATTTACCGCCTTCTATATGATGTGGCCGTCAGAAGCTACCCCCAGTTTAAAGATATTTCAAAAAAAGCAATACACGAATTGCCATTGATAACTCCCTTAACCTATAAATTAGATTTTGGCAGAAAGGTTTTAAGCAAGCTGGCTTCTGTTTTAGGATGGAAATCCATCCGTTTAATACAATATAGTTATCAAAACTTGGCGAATAGAATAAGATGA
- a CDS encoding glycosyltransferase has product MKILLIMDPGIPIPPPQYGGHERLVYMFAEEYTRLGHEVSLLAGPESHISGQVYPFGKNNLKRSKWQKAKELLLVWQFLLIKKRDFDLIHNFGRLAYLLPVLKSHVKKVMTYGRPVAQEGVKAVTACPHKNLIFTACSDYCVSTGNVSGRWETVYNAIDFSKYDPADQVKPDAPLMFLGRMDQIKGLHTAIEVALETGNRLLIGGNIPDTADNLSYFKEQIEPKFDGKQIIYLGPLDDRQKSHYLSQAKALLFPIEWNEPFGMVMVEAMACGTPVIGFKRGSVPEVITEGKNGFIVENKEAMIRALQKIITIDRAACRAFAFSKFDVSIIAKHYLNL; this is encoded by the coding sequence ATGAAGATTTTATTAATCATGGATCCAGGCATCCCTATTCCACCACCTCAATATGGTGGCCATGAACGTTTGGTTTATATGTTTGCAGAAGAATATACCCGTTTAGGTCATGAGGTGAGCTTATTGGCGGGGCCTGAATCTCATATCTCCGGACAGGTGTATCCTTTCGGAAAAAACAACCTGAAAAGGTCAAAATGGCAAAAAGCAAAAGAGCTATTACTGGTTTGGCAGTTTTTATTAATAAAAAAAAGAGATTTCGACCTGATCCATAATTTTGGGCGTTTAGCCTACCTTCTTCCGGTACTCAAAAGCCATGTAAAAAAGGTAATGACCTATGGAAGACCTGTGGCGCAGGAAGGAGTAAAAGCCGTTACCGCCTGTCCACATAAGAACCTAATTTTTACCGCATGCAGCGACTATTGCGTTTCAACGGGTAACGTATCGGGCCGTTGGGAAACTGTTTATAACGCTATCGATTTTTCAAAGTATGATCCGGCCGATCAGGTGAAGCCTGATGCTCCATTAATGTTCTTGGGCAGGATGGATCAGATCAAAGGCTTGCATACCGCCATAGAAGTCGCACTTGAAACGGGGAACAGGCTTTTAATTGGTGGAAACATTCCTGATACCGCTGACAATTTGAGCTACTTTAAAGAGCAAATTGAACCAAAATTTGATGGTAAGCAGATCATTTATCTTGGTCCTCTAGACGACAGGCAGAAAAGTCATTATCTGAGCCAGGCTAAAGCTTTACTATTCCCTATAGAGTGGAACGAACCTTTTGGCATGGTAATGGTCGAGGCCATGGCATGCGGCACGCCTGTAATTGGATTTAAAAGAGGTTCAGTACCAGAGGTAATTACCGAAGGCAAAAATGGATTTATTGTCGAAAACAAAGAAGCTATGATCCGGGCCCTTCAAAAAATTATAACAATTGACCGAGCTGCTTGCAGAGCATTTGCCTTTAGCAAATTCGATGTCTCAATTATTGCTAAACACTATCTAAATCTATAA
- a CDS encoding glycosyltransferase family protein has protein sequence MKGRLIIYFKKQHLKDRWFWGDRYLRPLVHFFRKKNISSLERVFINLCKALEAKKISFVKNLPFDKIKDEDKIVVLGIGKNVLRGYHKKNKIIAGIGLMTHPNEWPTLFEDYPITTYLQHSTWTARIYNKWYGENTCTIWPVGIDTYYWQVKKTSARKDILVYVKFLWNKERNTTEILKPILNILDNHQVNYKLIIYGSYTIKQYKKILKSSIGMIFLCEHESQGLAYQEAMAMDVPIFAWDQGFWLDTNRFTWEEKEPVLASSVPYFDETCGEKFKDLEEFNTKLPKFIEFSIKGKYEPRDYILKNLSLEKSAERILAILNEA, from the coding sequence TTGAAAGGTAGGCTCATCATATACTTTAAAAAACAACATCTAAAAGACCGATGGTTTTGGGGAGACCGTTATCTGCGGCCGTTAGTTCATTTTTTCAGAAAAAAAAACATCAGCAGTTTAGAGCGGGTTTTCATAAATCTTTGCAAAGCACTTGAAGCAAAAAAAATATCATTCGTTAAAAACCTACCCTTTGACAAAATTAAAGATGAAGATAAAATTGTAGTACTTGGAATAGGAAAAAATGTGTTAAGAGGTTACCATAAAAAAAACAAGATTATAGCTGGAATAGGTTTAATGACTCATCCAAATGAGTGGCCAACTTTATTTGAGGATTACCCAATAACAACATATCTGCAGCATTCTACATGGACAGCAAGAATATATAATAAATGGTACGGAGAAAATACCTGTACAATATGGCCAGTTGGCATTGATACTTATTATTGGCAAGTCAAAAAAACATCTGCCAGAAAAGACATTTTAGTTTATGTTAAATTTTTATGGAATAAGGAAAGGAATACAACCGAAATTTTAAAACCAATTCTTAATATTCTTGACAACCACCAAGTAAATTATAAATTGATAATTTATGGATCTTACACCATTAAGCAATACAAAAAAATATTAAAGAGCAGTATTGGGATGATCTTCCTTTGCGAGCATGAAAGCCAAGGACTTGCATATCAAGAAGCAATGGCTATGGATGTTCCTATATTTGCCTGGGATCAAGGATTTTGGTTAGATACCAATCGTTTTACCTGGGAAGAAAAAGAACCTGTACTAGCTAGTTCTGTTCCTTATTTTGATGAAACTTGTGGAGAAAAATTTAAGGACTTAGAAGAATTCAATACTAAACTACCAAAATTTATAGAATTCTCAATAAAGGGAAAATATGAACCTAGAGATTACATATTGAAAAACCTATCATTGGAAAAAAGCGCTGAAAGAATACTAGCGATTTTAAACGAAGCTTAA
- a CDS encoding class I SAM-dependent methyltransferase, whose product MTTDVFKSLIPLFEQKSNLDSIKDFHEKVNLTFHNIEAKYYDKIHAEMWINLPEQIDRIINHLCAWLDKQKIQKIKVLDLGCGTGLAAQLLIDSLVGRKIASVFLLDPSHAMLERANKRSLKWNIPIISKCGYIEDVNEKFDLIITSSVLHHIPDIPKFISEIENRLNANGVFISLHDPLAEAIDSKTYQNRTARLIQTTRANFKNRTLKQRITGKIIRMLKGNIKLETYIAEVNQELIHLNVINSHLTPAEIWSITDIHVEGLPYSANNGISLKNLEESVKGLSLAYFNTYCFFGTLKSDLPEEYMVEEDNLSLTDDKFGRNFNSMWIRK is encoded by the coding sequence ATGACTACCGATGTTTTCAAATCTTTAATCCCACTTTTTGAGCAAAAATCTAATCTTGATTCGATAAAAGATTTTCATGAAAAGGTTAACCTTACCTTCCATAATATTGAAGCAAAATATTATGATAAGATCCATGCCGAAATGTGGATTAATCTTCCCGAACAGATTGACCGCATTATTAATCATCTTTGTGCCTGGCTAGACAAGCAAAAAATACAAAAAATTAAAGTTTTGGATCTGGGTTGCGGAACAGGTTTGGCCGCTCAGCTTTTAATAGACTCTTTAGTTGGCAGAAAAATAGCATCCGTGTTTCTGTTAGATCCATCTCATGCTATGTTAGAGCGAGCAAACAAACGCTCATTGAAATGGAATATACCTATAATTTCAAAATGTGGATATATTGAAGATGTAAACGAAAAATTCGATCTAATTATTACTTCTTCCGTTTTGCATCATATTCCAGATATTCCAAAATTCATCTCGGAAATAGAAAATAGGTTAAATGCGAATGGTGTCTTTATAAGCCTGCATGATCCTCTTGCAGAAGCAATCGACTCCAAAACATACCAAAACAGAACAGCACGCCTTATTCAAACTACGAGGGCTAATTTTAAAAACAGGACGCTTAAACAAAGGATTACTGGAAAAATTATACGCATGCTAAAGGGGAATATTAAACTAGAAACCTATATCGCAGAGGTAAATCAAGAATTGATACACTTAAATGTTATTAATAGCCACCTTACTCCGGCAGAAATATGGAGTATTACAGATATCCATGTAGAAGGGCTACCCTATTCAGCCAACAATGGCATTTCTTTAAAAAATCTGGAGGAATCGGTAAAGGGACTTTCCCTGGCATATTTTAATACCTATTGTTTTTTTGGCACGCTAAAATCTGATCTACCAGAAGAATATATGGTGGAGGAAGATAACCTGAGTTTAACTGATGATAAATTCGGCAGAAATTTTAACAGCATGTGGATCAGGAAATAA
- a CDS encoding glycosyltransferase family 2 protein has protein sequence MKSLALCIPAYNAAWCLPRLLTSAQNQYIKFDEILVYNDCSSDNTQEIALKYGAVVIDGDVNRGCSFGKNKLAGMVKSEWIHFHDADDELLPNFTNLAHKWMASEECPEVVLFNYEYRDHITNEFISLRKFDKHKLETDPIKYAIAEQINPFCGLYNKTAFLNAGGYDLDPKVLYNEDCALHISLALHHLRFSSEDEISIINYRISNSMSQNNKDKCFQAQFYVMEKTASAAAPKYYIDIAQRFIEIATNLASINNWEKTKASLMFAKKLGLNSISADSNILFNVVSKFSPFAAFWIREKMIRLLKPRLRR, from the coding sequence ATGAAATCTCTAGCACTTTGTATACCTGCCTACAATGCAGCATGGTGTTTACCAAGATTGTTAACATCGGCGCAAAACCAATACATAAAGTTTGATGAAATTTTGGTATATAATGATTGCAGTTCAGACAATACCCAGGAGATAGCCCTAAAATATGGTGCTGTTGTTATCGATGGCGATGTGAACCGCGGTTGCTCTTTCGGAAAAAATAAACTTGCAGGAATGGTAAAGTCTGAATGGATTCATTTTCATGATGCAGATGATGAATTACTCCCAAATTTTACAAACCTGGCGCACAAATGGATGGCTAGCGAAGAATGTCCGGAAGTTGTTCTTTTCAATTATGAATATCGGGATCATATCACAAACGAATTCATCAGTTTAAGAAAGTTCGATAAACATAAGCTGGAAACCGATCCAATTAAATACGCAATTGCAGAACAGATCAATCCTTTTTGCGGTCTTTATAATAAAACTGCATTTCTAAATGCCGGAGGTTATGATCTGGATCCCAAAGTTTTATATAATGAAGATTGTGCCTTGCATATTTCTCTTGCGCTTCATCACCTTCGCTTTTCAAGCGAAGATGAAATAAGCATTATCAATTACAGGATAAGTAATTCTATGTCGCAAAACAACAAAGACAAATGTTTTCAGGCGCAGTTCTATGTAATGGAGAAAACGGCCAGTGCCGCGGCTCCCAAATATTATATAGATATTGCGCAAAGATTTATAGAAATTGCAACCAACCTGGCCTCGATAAATAATTGGGAGAAAACCAAAGCTTCATTAATGTTTGCAAAAAAATTAGGCCTAAATTCTATAAGTGCAGACAGTAATATTCTGTTTAATGTTGTTAGTAAATTTAGTCCTTTCGCCGCCTTTTGGATCAGGGAAAAAATGATTAGGTTATTAAAACCCAGGTTGAGAAGATGA
- a CDS encoding glycosyltransferase family protein, translating into MKIFLSFLQSTTKHPIAAYSFWEHYIKNGIEEAKCNWTECKEVDWARGLIPQSKNQLDEWKSFTWEKTVKFIKQNKPDLFLSYLYPEQIDIQAISEIKKMGIPCVNFFCDNIRMFKQAPKEYAIFDLNWVPEYMATTLYQNAGYPYINLPMPMWVDYQYRGQPVIEKKEISFIGSKDVQRHLLFEKLLKVYPNLDLNIRGTSWLEENDNAKKLYNPIWKKAKNQIDFISRFGIKSYLNKIKDGRISQLSSSAIKSKLKAKPDFNDYIKITRESLITLGINRYQSFDYPINTPNTYSRLRDIEAPMYGACYLTELAPGLDQIYEIGKDIEVFSNHTELYEKIKELEGNTKKRKMMRINGQEKALHTLSIPNSIAKINTYFISNQFHTK; encoded by the coding sequence ATGAAAATATTTCTCTCGTTTTTACAATCTACCACTAAACATCCTATAGCTGCTTATAGCTTTTGGGAACACTACATCAAAAATGGCATTGAAGAGGCAAAATGTAACTGGACAGAGTGTAAGGAAGTAGATTGGGCAAGAGGTTTAATACCGCAATCAAAAAATCAGCTGGATGAGTGGAAGAGTTTTACCTGGGAGAAAACTGTAAAATTTATTAAACAAAATAAACCCGACTTATTTTTAAGCTATTTATATCCCGAACAAATAGACATACAGGCAATTTCCGAAATAAAAAAAATGGGTATTCCTTGTGTTAACTTCTTTTGCGATAACATCAGGATGTTTAAACAGGCACCAAAAGAATATGCAATATTTGATTTAAATTGGGTACCTGAATACATGGCAACAACGCTTTATCAAAATGCAGGGTACCCATATATTAATCTCCCAATGCCAATGTGGGTCGATTATCAATACCGTGGGCAACCTGTTATAGAAAAAAAAGAAATTTCATTTATTGGTTCAAAAGATGTTCAAAGACATTTATTGTTCGAAAAACTATTAAAGGTATATCCAAATCTTGATTTGAATATACGTGGTACAAGCTGGCTGGAGGAGAATGACAACGCTAAAAAACTATATAACCCTATCTGGAAAAAAGCAAAAAATCAAATTGATTTTATTTCCAGATTCGGGATTAAGTCCTATTTAAACAAAATTAAAGATGGCAGAATTAGTCAGCTATCGTCCAGTGCAATTAAAAGCAAGTTAAAAGCAAAGCCAGATTTTAATGACTATATTAAAATAACGCGAGAAAGCCTGATCACCCTTGGCATAAATCGTTATCAAAGCTTTGATTATCCAATCAATACCCCAAATACTTACTCGCGGTTAAGAGATATTGAAGCCCCCATGTATGGTGCATGTTATTTAACCGAATTAGCACCAGGCTTAGATCAAATTTATGAAATCGGAAAAGACATCGAAGTATTTTCAAATCATACAGAACTTTACGAAAAAATTAAAGAACTAGAGGGGAACACTAAAAAGAGAAAAATGATGAGAATAAATGGCCAGGAGAAGGCTTTGCATACCTTATCTATACCTAATTCAATAGCAAAAATAAACACTTATTTCATATCAAATCAATTCCATACCAAATGA
- a CDS encoding glycosyltransferase family 4 protein: MDQEIKKLNILFILPEYYPHSGGGISTYYLQHIDFMRSHVAKIKVVVGSAYTQSLDRFLHHDIEVEYLKPDLFHKYLERFKKFDFIPQYKKAIASAWAMWEQVNAGAGFDLVECTDFGLGFIPWLIHHNIPVVTRLHGSSGQIELHERELQEILFGDQCRQTELSLLEKSDALVTHSQSNYTFWQDIFPHKQINLISPLFKANATPAKFIQKENFAIVCSRIQEWKGPDILCRAVKTIAKPVLIKWYGRNTMFTESLSKSDQLLQRFPEVWNHTVIPQGQLSHHQLEAVQKTAKFAIIPSTWDMYNFTCLEYMSIGTPVICSDGAGVSSLIKNGVNGFKYASNDHIALASCIEAVNNMDQSAFEKMTSEALKTVKSLMSTNIINDNTKLMVQVIQKFELIAPNLFNQALYLPSDKKYAIDIVLNQQPLNKLLKYITKRLKKKIFGG, from the coding sequence GTGGATCAGGAAATAAAAAAATTAAATATTCTCTTTATCCTACCTGAATATTACCCTCATTCAGGAGGAGGAATTTCGACATATTACCTGCAACACATTGATTTTATGAGATCTCATGTTGCAAAAATAAAAGTTGTGGTAGGTAGTGCTTATACCCAATCATTAGATCGCTTTCTGCATCATGATATTGAAGTCGAATACCTCAAACCAGACCTTTTCCATAAATACCTCGAAAGATTCAAAAAATTCGATTTCATACCACAATATAAGAAAGCTATTGCCTCTGCATGGGCCATGTGGGAACAGGTTAACGCAGGTGCAGGGTTTGATCTGGTAGAATGTACCGATTTTGGACTTGGCTTCATTCCCTGGCTAATTCACCACAACATCCCAGTTGTAACCCGTTTGCACGGAAGTTCGGGTCAAATTGAATTACATGAACGGGAACTTCAGGAAATTTTATTTGGAGACCAGTGTAGACAGACAGAACTTTCCTTACTGGAAAAATCAGATGCGCTTGTTACTCACAGTCAGTCTAATTATACATTTTGGCAAGATATTTTTCCTCATAAACAGATTAATCTTATCTCACCGTTATTTAAAGCGAACGCTACTCCTGCTAAATTTATTCAAAAGGAGAATTTCGCTATCGTATGCAGCCGAATCCAGGAATGGAAAGGGCCGGATATTTTATGCCGGGCAGTTAAAACAATAGCTAAACCAGTATTAATCAAATGGTATGGGCGCAACACCATGTTTACCGAGAGTTTATCCAAATCAGATCAACTTCTCCAAAGATTCCCAGAAGTCTGGAACCACACAGTAATACCTCAAGGACAACTTTCTCACCATCAATTGGAAGCGGTTCAAAAAACAGCAAAATTTGCCATCATTCCATCCACATGGGATATGTACAATTTCACCTGCTTAGAATACATGAGCATTGGCACGCCAGTAATTTGTTCAGATGGCGCGGGTGTTTCATCACTCATTAAAAATGGAGTAAATGGCTTTAAATATGCATCCAATGATCATATTGCGCTTGCGTCGTGTATAGAAGCAGTTAACAACATGGATCAAAGTGCTTTTGAAAAGATGACAAGCGAAGCATTAAAAACGGTTAAAAGTCTGATGTCTACCAATATTATTAATGATAACACTAAATTAATGGTTCAGGTTATTCAAAAATTTGAGTTGATTGCTCCCAATCTATTTAACCAGGCATTATATCTCCCATCAGATAAAAAATACGCCATTGATATCGTTCTAAACCAACAGCCATTGAATAAGCTTTTAAAATATATTACCAAAAGATTGAAGAAAAAAATTTTTGGCGGATAA